A genome region from Thermomonospora amylolytica includes the following:
- a CDS encoding FAD-dependent oxidoreductase, whose amino-acid sequence MTGAGDHAVVLGAGVAGLLAARVLADHFEHVTIVERDRLPARIAPRPGVLQGPQPHALLPRGARAMEELLPGLLADLEAGGAPVVRDYRSAFHFAPGGRPLCRDMRPGGPFYHSSRPYLEHHVRARVLAWPGVGIVERCEALGPVADDGRVAGIRIRHGADGAEQIMPSALVVDATGRDANTPGWLTALGYDRPREERIPVDVRYVSQSLRMRRGCAPPQQAVGVGATPGRPTGMSLITQEDGTWQFTVSGYGRHRPPGDLAGMLAFVAEFAPPGVLSALRAAEPAGAITAFHFPASRRHRYERLTRFPEGLLAIGDALCSPNPIYGHGLTLAALEAASLRDCLRHGARGLARRFFRAAAGPADAAWRMAAGADLSLPEVAGPRPFSVRILNRYATRLAIRAEHDPVLATRLIRVAFMLDPPTHLLLPSTVRRALSRPRS is encoded by the coding sequence ATGACGGGAGCCGGTGACCACGCGGTGGTCTTGGGCGCGGGGGTGGCGGGTCTGCTCGCCGCCCGGGTGCTGGCCGATCACTTCGAGCACGTGACGATCGTCGAACGGGATCGGCTGCCGGCACGGATCGCGCCCCGTCCCGGCGTACTCCAGGGCCCCCAGCCGCACGCGCTGCTCCCACGCGGTGCGCGGGCGATGGAGGAGCTTCTTCCCGGGCTGCTCGCCGACCTCGAGGCCGGAGGCGCCCCGGTCGTGCGGGACTATCGTTCGGCCTTCCACTTCGCGCCCGGTGGCCGCCCGTTGTGCCGTGACATGCGGCCCGGTGGGCCGTTCTACCACTCCAGCCGGCCCTACCTGGAGCACCACGTCCGGGCGCGGGTGCTGGCCTGGCCCGGCGTCGGGATCGTCGAACGGTGCGAAGCGCTCGGACCGGTCGCCGACGACGGCCGGGTGGCGGGGATCCGGATCCGGCACGGCGCGGACGGCGCGGAGCAGATCATGCCGTCCGCTCTCGTGGTGGACGCCACCGGCCGCGACGCGAACACGCCCGGGTGGCTGACGGCGCTCGGTTACGACCGGCCCCGGGAGGAACGGATCCCGGTCGACGTCCGGTATGTGAGCCAGAGCCTGCGGATGCGGCGAGGGTGCGCGCCGCCGCAGCAGGCGGTCGGGGTAGGCGCCACGCCCGGCCGTCCCACCGGGATGTCGCTGATCACCCAGGAGGACGGCACCTGGCAGTTCACCGTCAGCGGATACGGACGGCACCGGCCGCCCGGCGACCTGGCGGGGATGCTGGCGTTCGTCGCCGAGTTCGCCCCGCCGGGCGTCCTGTCCGCGCTGCGGGCCGCCGAGCCTGCCGGTGCGATCACCGCCTTCCACTTCCCGGCGAGCCGACGGCATCGCTACGAACGGCTGACCCGCTTTCCCGAGGGGTTGCTGGCCATCGGTGACGCGCTGTGCAGCCCCAACCCGATCTACGGGCACGGGCTCACCCTGGCGGCACTGGAGGCGGCCTCGCTGCGCGACTGCCTCCGGCACGGCGCACGCGGCCTGGCCCGCCGGTTCTTCCGCGCGGCGGCCGGTCCCGCCGACGCCGCATGGCGGATGGCGGCGGGGGCGGACCTGTCTCTGCCCGAGGTCGCGGGGCCCCGCCCGTTCTCGGTGAGGATCCTCAACCGGTACGCGACACGGCTGGCGATCCGGGCCGAACACGACCCGGTCCTGGCCACGCGGCTCATCCGGGTCGCGTTCATGCTCGACCCGCCCACTCATCTGCTGCTTCCGTCCACGGTGCGGCGCGCGCTGTCCAGGCCCCGGTCCTGA
- a CDS encoding type I polyketide synthase encodes MTDEDRLRTYLKRAISQAQRAHERVAELEARDGEPIAIVAMGCRLPGGVRSPHDLWNLVAGGVDAITAFPTNRGWDTDTLHHPDPDHPGTTYTRHGGFLHDADLFDADFFDISPREATAMDPQQRLLLEVSWETFERAGIDPTTLKGTPTGIYTGVSYSDYAARLQRIPENAEGNLLSGSSPSVASGRLAYFYGFEGPAITIDTACSSSLVAVHLACQALRRGECTLTLAGGVAIMATPRSFVEFSRLRGLAPDGRCKSFSADADGTAWAEGAGMLLLERLSDARRNGHPVLAVVRATAVNQDGASNGLTAPNGPAQERVIRQALAQAGLSPADVDAVEAHGTGTTLGDPIEAQALQAAYGRDRDRPLWLGSLKSNIGHTQAAAGAAGVIKMIMAMRHGMLPQTLHVEEPTPHVDWSAGAVRLLTEPTPWPGERDRPRRAAVSSFGVSGTNAHAILEQPPATPTEPRPATPSPIPWIISAKTPTALKAQAAQLHTHLQHNPHLDPHDIASTLATRTHFQHRAVIIGTTNQDLLTGLETITTGKTPPHVAQEPTRPEGKTAFLFPGQGTQWTGIGRELLDGSPQFTRFLDECGQALEPFLDTGRGPNITWAPHSQATLVDLPTYPFQRRRYWLSEPAPAHAAPQMEEDDPSSVSSWLRHRRYRIGWTAITDPGAVPLTGTWLIVVPSEHARDPWTAALERALRRHGARTSRIELAEAETGRETIAERIKAATAQAAPPSGVLSLLGLKGRAHPRHPDVPWGVAATLGLVQALGDVEPGTSARLWLVTRGAVPLGGPDRVTDAGQAQMWGLGRVVGLEHPERWGGVVDVPAGDQGFADRVLTRLAGVLSGTTGEDEIAVRPAGVFARRLVRAPGRDTTWQGWRPSGTVLVTGGTGALGAHVARWSAGHGAERLVLACRRGRNAPEAARLEAELAGLGAAVTVAACDVADRDALAALLAEHRPNAVVHAAGVLDDRVLDGMTAEQVAAVFRPKVTGALNLHELTRDLDLSAFVLFSSAAGVLGSPGQGNYAAANAFLDALAEQRRAEGLAAVSVAWGVWEGPGLGGTGAGQGPSREGDGRIALSPAMAASALGRIVDAGDAAVVIADIDLPRFVAGSDTSRPSPLIADLPEVRGAAAPATAEPIRRPGVRSGRAEARALLELVREHAAAVLGHAGAEDVPADRTFQMAGLDSLGAVRLRNRLAEATGLRLPNAVVYDHPSPAALADHLRSLLAGEDRAVPSRPAVPAAGTAEPIAIIGMGCRLPGGVESPEGLWRLVAGGVDAIGPFPRDRGWDLTGAPWPGKGGFLHDAAGFDAGFFGISERAALAMDPQQRLLLEVAWEALERAGIDPSAHREDRTGTFMGVTGQDYITDRAHLPEDLADHVWPGNLGSVVSGRVAAVLGLRGPAVTVDTACSSSLVALHQACRALRQGECSLAVAGAAEIMSTPAAFGVFGRLGHLARDGRCKPFMSDADGVGLAEGVGVVVLERLSEARRRGHPVLALVRGSAVDHHGGASAELTVPHGPTLQRVMRLALDDAGLTPAEVDVVEAHGSGTPLGDGVEAEAVIAAYGRDPADPPLWLGSVKANIGYPQAASGIAGVITMVEAIRRGRLPGTPRAGRPSPEVDWAAGNVRLLSRALVWPARGRPRRAGVSAFGISGTVAHVVLEQAAEQTAGTGRATTAERPVPVPAPPWVISARDPAALRAQAARLRAHVADHPEFSVTDLALSLATTRSAHEFRAAVTARDRAGFLAGLDALAAGGPAPNLVQGRAAPVDEIVFVFPGTVAGWNETGRELFHWSTAFAGRMRECADALRPHLERPVLDVLLGRPGTPSPERADIAPSMAWAVMVSSAALWQRCGVEPDTVVGHGLGEIAAACATGEMPLDEAARFVARGVQADRRDRPRPDGPTKPGERHAEGDGRFVVEIGPGGPDRFLATLCDGHVRGLSPRWEALFDGTDARRVELPTYAFQRRRYWLGPDVGPNDREVRDDGSR; translated from the coding sequence CGCCTCCTCCTGGAGGTCTCCTGGGAGACCTTCGAACGCGCCGGAATCGACCCCACCACCCTCAAAGGCACCCCCACCGGCATCTACACGGGGGTGTCGTACAGCGATTACGCGGCACGTCTCCAGCGGATACCGGAGAATGCCGAGGGGAATCTGCTCAGCGGAAGTTCACCCAGTGTGGCATCGGGGCGGCTCGCCTATTTCTATGGCTTCGAAGGCCCCGCCATCACCATCGACACCGCCTGCTCGTCGTCTCTGGTGGCTGTTCATCTGGCCTGTCAGGCGCTACGGCGCGGCGAGTGCACCCTGACGCTGGCCGGTGGCGTGGCCATCATGGCCACCCCGCGAAGCTTCGTGGAGTTCTCCCGGCTGCGTGGCCTGGCGCCCGACGGACGGTGCAAGTCGTTCTCCGCCGACGCCGACGGCACCGCCTGGGCCGAGGGCGCGGGCATGCTGCTACTGGAGCGGCTGTCGGACGCCCGCCGCAACGGACACCCGGTGCTGGCCGTCGTCCGCGCCACCGCCGTCAACCAGGACGGCGCCAGCAACGGACTCACCGCCCCCAACGGCCCCGCCCAGGAACGGGTGATCCGCCAGGCGCTCGCCCAGGCCGGGCTGTCACCCGCGGACGTGGACGCGGTCGAGGCCCACGGCACCGGCACCACCCTGGGCGACCCGATCGAGGCCCAGGCGCTGCAGGCCGCCTACGGGCGGGACCGCGACCGGCCGCTGTGGCTCGGGTCGCTCAAGTCCAACATCGGCCACACCCAGGCCGCCGCGGGCGCCGCCGGCGTGATCAAGATGATCATGGCGATGCGGCACGGGATGCTGCCGCAGACCCTGCACGTCGAGGAGCCCACCCCGCACGTGGACTGGTCGGCGGGCGCGGTGCGGCTGCTCACCGAGCCCACCCCCTGGCCCGGGGAGCGGGACCGGCCGCGCCGCGCGGCGGTGTCCTCCTTCGGGGTGAGCGGCACCAACGCCCACGCCATCCTCGAACAACCACCGGCAACCCCCACCGAACCACGACCCGCCACCCCATCACCCATCCCGTGGATCATCTCCGCCAAAACCCCCACCGCCCTGAAGGCCCAAGCCGCCCAACTCCACACCCACCTGCAACACAACCCCCACCTCGACCCCCACGACATCGCCTCCACGCTCGCCACCCGAACCCATTTCCAACACCGCGCCGTCATCATCGGCACCACCAACCAAGACCTCCTCACCGGCCTCGAAACGATCACCACCGGAAAAACCCCACCCCACGTCGCCCAAGAGCCAACCCGCCCAGAAGGAAAAACAGCCTTCCTCTTCCCCGGACAAGGCACCCAATGGACCGGCATAGGGCGCGAACTGCTGGACGGCTCACCCCAGTTCACACGGTTTTTGGACGAGTGCGGACAGGCCCTGGAACCCTTCCTCGACACCGGCCGCGGCCCGAACATCACATGGGCACCCCACTCGCAGGCCACTCTCGTGGACCTGCCCACCTACCCGTTCCAACGCCGCCGCTACTGGTTGAGCGAACCCGCACCCGCCCACGCCGCCCCCCAGATGGAGGAGGATGATCCTTCCTCGGTCTCCTCCTGGCTGCGCCATCGCCGATACCGGATCGGCTGGACCGCGATCACGGACCCCGGGGCCGTGCCCCTGACCGGCACATGGCTGATCGTCGTCCCCTCGGAGCACGCCCGCGATCCATGGACGGCGGCCCTCGAACGCGCCCTGCGCCGTCACGGCGCACGGACCTCGCGGATCGAGCTGGCCGAGGCCGAGACCGGCCGGGAGACGATCGCCGAGCGCATCAAGGCGGCGACGGCGCAGGCGGCACCCCCGTCCGGTGTGCTCTCGCTCCTCGGCCTCAAAGGGCGGGCACATCCCCGTCACCCCGATGTGCCATGGGGCGTGGCCGCCACACTGGGTCTGGTGCAGGCGCTGGGCGACGTCGAGCCCGGGACGAGCGCCCGCCTGTGGCTGGTGACCCGAGGCGCGGTCCCGCTGGGAGGGCCCGACCGGGTCACCGATGCGGGGCAGGCGCAGATGTGGGGCCTCGGCCGGGTGGTCGGCCTGGAGCATCCCGAGCGGTGGGGCGGCGTGGTCGACGTTCCCGCAGGGGATCAGGGTTTCGCCGACCGGGTGTTGACCCGGCTCGCCGGGGTGCTGTCCGGGACGACCGGCGAGGACGAGATCGCGGTGCGGCCCGCGGGCGTGTTCGCGCGTCGGCTCGTACGCGCGCCAGGCCGCGACACCACCTGGCAGGGATGGCGGCCGAGCGGAACCGTGCTGGTGACCGGCGGCACCGGGGCGTTGGGAGCGCATGTCGCGCGGTGGTCGGCCGGTCATGGTGCCGAGCGTCTGGTCCTCGCCTGCCGGCGCGGGCGGAACGCACCGGAGGCCGCCCGGCTGGAGGCGGAACTGGCCGGGCTGGGCGCCGCCGTGACGGTGGCGGCCTGCGACGTGGCCGACCGCGACGCGCTGGCGGCGCTGCTCGCCGAGCACCGGCCGAACGCGGTCGTGCACGCCGCCGGCGTCCTGGACGACCGGGTCCTGGACGGCATGACCGCCGAGCAGGTGGCGGCCGTCTTCCGCCCCAAGGTCACCGGTGCGCTGAACCTGCACGAGCTGACCCGGGACCTGGACCTGTCGGCGTTCGTGCTGTTCTCCTCCGCCGCCGGAGTCCTGGGGAGCCCGGGGCAGGGCAACTATGCCGCGGCGAACGCGTTCCTGGACGCGCTGGCCGAGCAGCGGCGGGCCGAAGGGCTCGCCGCCGTCTCGGTGGCCTGGGGGGTCTGGGAGGGCCCGGGCCTCGGCGGCACCGGCGCGGGCCAGGGGCCGTCCCGGGAGGGCGACGGCAGGATCGCGCTGTCACCGGCGATGGCGGCCTCCGCGCTGGGGCGGATCGTCGACGCCGGCGACGCCGCGGTGGTCATCGCCGACATCGACTTGCCGAGGTTCGTCGCGGGCTCGGACACGTCCCGTCCCAGTCCGCTGATCGCGGATCTGCCGGAAGTCCGGGGCGCCGCCGCGCCCGCCACGGCCGAGCCGATCCGGAGGCCGGGCGTGCGGTCCGGCCGTGCGGAGGCCCGGGCTCTCCTGGAACTGGTCCGTGAGCACGCGGCCGCGGTGCTCGGTCACGCGGGCGCCGAGGACGTCCCCGCGGACAGGACGTTCCAGATGGCCGGGCTGGACTCGCTGGGCGCGGTCCGGCTGCGGAACCGGCTGGCCGAGGCGACCGGGCTGCGGCTGCCGAACGCCGTGGTGTACGACCATCCGTCCCCGGCCGCGCTCGCCGATCACCTGCGCTCGCTGCTGGCCGGTGAGGACCGGGCGGTCCCGTCGCGTCCGGCGGTCCCGGCCGCCGGGACCGCGGAGCCGATCGCGATCATCGGTATGGGCTGCCGTCTGCCCGGCGGGGTGGAGTCGCCCGAAGGCCTGTGGCGGCTGGTCGCCGGGGGTGTGGACGCGATCGGCCCGTTCCCCCGCGACCGCGGCTGGGATCTCACCGGAGCGCCATGGCCGGGAAAGGGAGGTTTCCTCCACGACGCCGCCGGGTTCGACGCGGGCTTCTTCGGCATCTCCGAGCGTGCCGCCCTCGCCATGGACCCGCAGCAGCGGCTGCTGCTGGAGGTCGCCTGGGAGGCGCTGGAGCGGGCCGGCATCGATCCTTCGGCGCATCGGGAGGACCGCACCGGCACGTTCATGGGAGTCACCGGTCAGGACTACATCACCGACCGCGCACATCTGCCCGAAGACCTCGCAGACCACGTGTGGCCGGGAAATCTCGGCAGCGTGGTGTCCGGCCGGGTCGCGGCCGTCCTCGGGTTGCGGGGGCCGGCCGTGACGGTGGACACGGCCTGCTCGTCGTCGCTGGTGGCCCTGCATCAGGCGTGCCGGGCGCTGCGGCAGGGCGAGTGCTCGCTGGCCGTGGCGGGCGCGGCGGAGATCATGTCCACCCCGGCCGCCTTCGGCGTGTTCGGGCGGCTCGGCCACCTGGCCCGCGACGGTCGCTGCAAGCCCTTCATGTCCGACGCCGACGGTGTCGGCCTGGCCGAGGGCGTGGGCGTCGTCGTGCTGGAACGGCTGTCGGAGGCGCGGCGCCGGGGTCATCCCGTCCTCGCGCTCGTCCGGGGAAGCGCCGTCGACCACCACGGCGGCGCCTCCGCGGAGCTGACCGTTCCGCACGGCCCCACCCTGCAGCGGGTGATGCGCCTGGCCCTGGACGACGCCGGGCTCACTCCGGCCGAGGTCGACGTCGTGGAGGCGCATGGCAGCGGCACCCCACTGGGCGACGGCGTCGAGGCCGAGGCCGTGATCGCCGCCTACGGTCGCGATCCTGCGGACCCGCCGCTGTGGCTGGGCTCGGTCAAGGCCAACATCGGCTATCCGCAGGCCGCCTCGGGCATCGCGGGCGTCATCACGATGGTGGAGGCGATCCGCCGGGGCCGCCTGCCGGGGACCCCGCGCGCCGGACGGCCGTCGCCCGAGGTGGACTGGGCCGCCGGGAACGTCCGTCTGCTGTCGCGGGCGCTCGTCTGGCCCGCGAGGGGCAGGCCGCGACGGGCGGGGGTGTCCGCGTTCGGGATCAGCGGGACGGTGGCCCATGTCGTCCTCGAGCAGGCGGCCGAGCAGACGGCCGGAACCGGCCGGGCCACGACCGCGGAACGTCCGGTCCCCGTTCCCGCGCCACCGTGGGTGATCTCGGCCCGGGATCCGGCCGCCCTGCGGGCGCAGGCCGCGCGGCTGCGCGCGCACGTCGCCGATCATCCGGAGTTCTCCGTCACGGACCTCGCCCTCTCGCTGGCCACCACGCGCTCGGCCCACGAGTTCCGCGCGGCGGTGACCGCCCGGGACCGTGCGGGGTTCCTCGCGGGACTGGACGCGCTCGCGGCGGGCGGGCCGGCGCCGAACCTGGTCCAGGGAAGGGCCGCGCCGGTCGACGAGATCGTGTTCGTGTTCCCCGGCACGGTCGCCGGGTGGAACGAGACGGGCCGGGAACTGTTCCACTGGTCGACGGCCTTCGCCGGGCGCATGCGGGAATGCGCCGACGCTCTGCGGCCGCACCTGGAGCGGCCCGTGCTGGACGTCCTCCTGGGCCGCCCGGGAACCCCTTCGCCGGAACGGGCGGACATCGCGCCGTCGATGGCCTGGGCCGTCATGGTGTCGTCGGCGGCGCTCTGGCAACGGTGCGGCGTGGAACCGGACACGGTCGTCGGTCACGGCCTGGGCGAGATCGCCGCGGCATGCGCCACTGGGGAGATGCCGCTGGACGAGGCGGCCCGGTTCGTGGCGCGGGGCGTACAGGCGGACCGGCGCGACCGGCCCCGGCCGGACGGCCCGACGAAGCCGGGCGAGCGGCACGCCGAAGGAGACGGCCGGTTCGTCGTCGAGATCGGTCCCGGTGGCCCGGACCGTTTCCTTGCCACGCTGTGCGACGGCCATGTGCGCGGCCTGTCACCGCGCTGGGAAGCGCTCTTCGACGGAACGGACGCCAGGCGAGTGGAGCTGCCGACATACGCCTTCCAGCGGCGGCGGTACTGGCTCGGCCCCGACGTGGGACCGAACGACCGGGAGGTGCGCGATGACGGGAGCCGGTGA